The proteins below come from a single Pedobacter aquae genomic window:
- a CDS encoding acyl transferase, whose translation MNINKKHIFEIETEEQFNELALAVFQFQMKEILVYQEFVNHLNPNWSSINYYKDIPFLPISFFKTHELIARNEESEIVFSSSGTTGISTSKHFVQDVSYYEDSYKKAFELFYGTATEYCFLALLPNYLEREGSSLIYMIDDLIKTSQHPESAFLLYDHELLFNKLEKLRKQNQKTVLIGVTYALLDFIEAYQIHFPDLVIMETGGMKGKRKEMIREELHQTLCNGFGVQHIHSEYGMTELLSQAYSTGDGIFECPPWMKVIIRDINDPLTYLENNKTGGINVIDLANIHSCSFIATQDLGKCHSDNTFEVLGRFDNSDIRGCNLLIG comes from the coding sequence ATGAACATAAATAAGAAACATATTTTTGAAATTGAAACGGAGGAACAATTCAATGAATTGGCTTTAGCAGTTTTTCAGTTTCAAATGAAAGAAATACTTGTTTATCAGGAGTTTGTAAATCATTTAAATCCAAACTGGTCATCTATAAATTATTATAAAGACATCCCATTTTTACCCATATCGTTTTTTAAAACACATGAACTCATAGCTAGAAATGAAGAATCAGAAATTGTTTTTAGTAGCTCTGGTACTACCGGAATTTCTACCAGCAAACATTTTGTACAGGATGTTAGCTATTATGAAGATAGCTATAAAAAAGCTTTTGAGCTTTTTTATGGCACCGCTACTGAATATTGTTTTTTAGCTTTATTACCTAATTATTTAGAAAGAGAAGGTTCATCATTAATTTATATGATTGATGATTTGATTAAAACAAGCCAACACCCAGAAAGCGCTTTCTTATTGTATGACCATGAGTTGCTTTTCAATAAACTGGAAAAGTTAAGAAAGCAAAATCAAAAAACAGTTTTAATTGGTGTAACCTACGCTTTATTAGATTTTATTGAGGCTTACCAAATACATTTCCCAGACTTAGTTATTATGGAAACTGGAGGAATGAAAGGCAAAAGAAAAGAGATGATAAGAGAAGAATTACACCAAACGCTATGTAATGGTTTTGGTGTTCAACATATTCATTCTGAATACGGGATGACAGAGCTTTTATCTCAGGCTTACTCTACAGGAGATGGAATTTTTGAATGCCCACCTTGGATGAAAGTTATAATAAGAGATATAAATGACCCTTTAACTTATTTAGAAAATAATAAAACTGGCGGCATTAACGTGATAGATTTAGCCAATATACATTCTTGTTCTTTTATAGCAACCCAAGATTTGGGTAAATGCCACAGTGATAACACATTTGAAGTACTAGGAAGGTTTGACAATAGTGATATCAGAGGATGCAACCTTTTGATAGGCTAA